The sequence CACCGGCTACGGCCAGACTTTCGACTCGGACGTGACGCGAACCCTGGTGAGCACCCACCCGGCGTGATTGGCTGGCCTCCTCGAACCAGGAGGTTGCGATGGCCGGCTTCGACCTCGTCATCCGCGGCGGCACCGTCGCCGACGGTACCGGCGAACCGCTGCGGACCGCCGACGTCGGTGTCCGCGACGGGGTGGTCGCCGCGGTCGGCTCCGTCGACGGCAAGGGCCGGCGCGAGATCGACGCCGACGGCGCGCTCGTCACGCCCGGTTTCGTCGACATCCATTCGCACTACGACGGCCAGGCGACCTGGGACAACCAGCTGACGCCGTCGTCGTGGCACGGCGTGACGACCGTCGTCATGGGCAACTGCGGCGTCGGGTTCGCGCCGGTGCGGCCGACCGACCACGCCCGGCTCGTCGACCTGATGGAGGGCGTCGAGGACATCCCGGGAGCCGCGCTGCACGAGGGCCTGACCTGGGACTGGGAGTCGTTCCCGGACTATCTCGACGCGGTCGAGCGGGTGCCCCACGACATCGACGTCGCCGCCCAGCTGCCGCACGGCGCGCTGCGGCTCTACGTGATGGGAGAGCGCGGCGCGCAGCGTGACGCAGCAACCCCTGAAGAGATCGCGGAGATGGGCCGGTTGGCGCGCGAGGCGGTCGAGGCCGGCGCGCTGGGCTTCACGACCTCACGCACGCTCAACCACCGCACGAAGAGCGGCGACTTCACCCCCACGCTCACCGCCGAGGGTGCCGAGCTCGTCGGCATCGCCCGGGCGATCGGCGCGAGCGGCAAGGGCGTGCTGCAGCTGATCTCCGACTTCGCCGACCTCGACGTGGAGTTCGCCCGGGTGCGCGCGATGAGCGAGGAGTCGGGGCGCCCGCTGTCGGTGTCGCTCACCCAGGTCGACATGCGCCCCGACTGGTGGCGCGAGCTGCTCGACCGCGTCGAGCAGGCCGCTGCCGACGGCCTGGCGGTGCGGGCGCAGGTGGCGCCGCGGCCGATCGGTGCGCTGTTCGGCCTGCAGGCGTCGCTGAACCCGTTCCTGCTCACCGAGGCCTACCGGTCGATCGCGGGCAAGGCGCTGGCCGACCGGGTCGCCGCGATGCGCGAACCCTCGCTGCGCGCCCGGATCCTGGACGAGGCACGCTGCGATCACGCCAAGGGCTGGGGCTGGCTGACTCGCTGGGACAAGATGTTCGTGCTCGGCGACCCGCCCGACTACGAGCCGCTCCCCGAGACATCGGTCGAGGGGCGCGCGCAGCGGCTCGGCGTGGCGGCCGACGAGCTGGCCTACGACCTGCTGCTCGAGGACGACGGCCGCTCGCTGCTCTACTTCCCGCTGTTCAACTACACCGACTTCAACCTCGACGTGGCGCGGCAGATGCTGCTGCACGACCGCACGCTCGTCGGCCTCGCCGACGGCGGCGCGCACGTCGGCACGATCTGCGACGCCAGCTTCCCGACCACGATGCTCACGCACTGGGGCCGCGACCGGTCCCGCGGCGAGCGGCTGGACCTGTCGTGGATCGTGAAGTCGATGACCTCCGACACCGCCGGCGCCGTCGGGCTCGCCGACCGCGGCGTGCTGGCGCCCGGCTGCAAGGCGGACGTCAACGTCATCGACTTCGAGCGCCTGACCCTGCACCACCCGGAGATGCTGTTCGACCTGCCCGCGGGCGGGAAGCGGCTGGTGCAGCGCGCCGACGGCTACCTCGCCACCGTGGTCAGCGGCGAGGTCGTCTACGAGGACGGCCGGCACACCGGCGCGTTGCCGGGCAGGCTCGTCCGCGGCTGAGCCCCGGGTCGAGCCCGAACCCGGCTCGAGGCTGAGCCTCGAGCCTCAGCTCGCCGACGCGCCGATCAGCGTCCGCAGCCGCTCC comes from Mycobacteriales bacterium and encodes:
- a CDS encoding amidohydrolase family protein, encoding MAGFDLVIRGGTVADGTGEPLRTADVGVRDGVVAAVGSVDGKGRREIDADGALVTPGFVDIHSHYDGQATWDNQLTPSSWHGVTTVVMGNCGVGFAPVRPTDHARLVDLMEGVEDIPGAALHEGLTWDWESFPDYLDAVERVPHDIDVAAQLPHGALRLYVMGERGAQRDAATPEEIAEMGRLAREAVEAGALGFTTSRTLNHRTKSGDFTPTLTAEGAELVGIARAIGASGKGVLQLISDFADLDVEFARVRAMSEESGRPLSVSLTQVDMRPDWWRELLDRVEQAAADGLAVRAQVAPRPIGALFGLQASLNPFLLTEAYRSIAGKALADRVAAMREPSLRARILDEARCDHAKGWGWLTRWDKMFVLGDPPDYEPLPETSVEGRAQRLGVAADELAYDLLLEDDGRSLLYFPLFNYTDFNLDVARQMLLHDRTLVGLADGGAHVGTICDASFPTTMLTHWGRDRSRGERLDLSWIVKSMTSDTAGAVGLADRGVLAPGCKADVNVIDFERLTLHHPEMLFDLPAGGKRLVQRADGYLATVVSGEVVYEDGRHTGALPGRLVRG